The Phycisphaerales bacterium AB-hyl4 genome includes the window AACTCGTCGGCGACCACATCCCCGCCGACCGCCGAACCTCGCTCGTACGCGACCTCGAACGACGCGCCGGTGCGACCGTCCGTGCCGACGCCCTCGTGCCCGCGCTCGTGCTGATCACGACCATGCCGGAGTACCAGTTGTGTTAGCAGTGCTCACGTTCAGCCCACGCAGACCGCGCGAGGCCGACGACACCGCAAACGCAACGACGAAGAGATAAACCATGAGCGACAAACACGCCTTCACCCGTCGCCAGTTTCTCCACACAGGCCTGGCCATGCTCTCCACCGTCGGCAGCGTGCCCGGCTTCCTGCCCAACGCCGCCGCCGCGATGACCGACGTCGACAGCCTCGTCAAAAACAAGCCCGGCGTGCCCGATGACCGCGTGCTCGTTGTCGTCCAGCTCTCCGGCGGAAACGACGGCCTGAACACCGTCATTCCCTTTGGCATGCGCGAATACTACAACGCAAGACCCAACATCGCCGTGCCCGAACGCGATCTGCTCGTCGTCGATCCAAACACCGGCATCGGCCTGCACCCCGGCCTTCGCGACCTCTACGAAATGCTCGGCGAACGACGCGCCACCATCCTCCAGGGCGTCGGCTATCCGAACCCCAACCGCTCGCACTTCGCCTCCATGGACGTCTGGCATTCCGGCATCACCGACACCAGCGGCTCCGGCCAACGCGGTCGCGGATGGATCGGCCGAGCCCTCGACCACGCACGCCAAAACGACATCACCACCGACGCGCACGGCATGGAGTGCATCACCCTCGGCACGACCGCGCCGCTGGCAACGCTCGGCCGCGACGTCCGCCCCGTCACCTTCCAACGCCCCAACCTCTTCCGATGGCACGGCGGCAACCAAGACGAAACCCTCACCAGCACCTACAACCAACTGCTCGAACAAACATCACAAAGCCCACGGAGCGCATCCGTGGGAACGCCCAACGGCACACCCAAAGAAGACGACCCCGCCGCGTTTATCTTCCGCACCGCCCTCGACGCGCAGGTCGCTTCCACCAAAGTCCGACAAGCCGTGCAACAGGAATCGAAAACCCGCTTCCCCGGCGGCCCGCTCTCAAGCCAACTCGAAACCGTCGCCGCGATGA containing:
- a CDS encoding DUF1501 domain-containing protein, whose translation is MSDKHAFTRRQFLHTGLAMLSTVGSVPGFLPNAAAAMTDVDSLVKNKPGVPDDRVLVVVQLSGGNDGLNTVIPFGMREYYNARPNIAVPERDLLVVDPNTGIGLHPGLRDLYEMLGERRATILQGVGYPNPNRSHFASMDVWHSGITDTSGSGQRGRGWIGRALDHARQNDITTDAHGMECITLGTTAPLATLGRDVRPVTFQRPNLFRWHGGNQDETLTSTYNQLLEQTSQSPRSASVGTPNGTPKEDDPAAFIFRTALDAQVASTKVRQAVQQESKTRFPGGPLSSQLETVAAMIRAELPTRVYYVALGGFDTHANQFGPHNNLLQQFAGSVRAFYRELDATGHGHRVVTMAFSEFGRRVRQNASQGTDHGAAGPMFLFGDHARPGLLGDHPSMSNLENGDITYNIDFRSVYRDVLENWMKLNGDAAFARTVQPAGIVHV